GAATATCCTGTTGGACCGCTGCCCGGACCGCCTGCTGGCCCTGTCGATAGAGGACGGAAGGGCCCAATGGGCCCTGGGCGGAAACGCCCTGCTGGCGGTGGAGCCTTCATCTGCCGGGACGGTTTATGCCTACTACCCGGAGGGCCGGCTTCTGGAGCTGGACGTGAATACGGGAAGGTGCCTTCGCATATATGTGGCCGGGTTCGAGTTCGCCCAGCGCCCTTACGTGAGCGACGGCTGGGTCTATTGCGCCTCCCCGGACGGGAAGGTCCGCGCCTGCCTCCTGTCCGGAGGCTCCCCTGCGGATTAAGAGGCAGGCGGACCGGAGCGGGCCATGGCGGCGAGGGAGGCGGAAAAGGGCGTCGACGGGCCGAGGGGTTTCCCACCAAGGGTCCTGAGGTCCGAGCTGGCCTACCTGGGGATGCTGTGTCTCACCTTCTTCCTCTACATGGCCCTCGCACTTTCCTCGCTGGCGCCCAATGGGGCCATCGGCAAGATGTCCACCATCCACATGGCCGCACAGAGGAATGCCTTTTTGCGAAACCTCCTGGAGGTATGCGGCTTCCAGAACGCCGGTCCCTTGAGGCTGCGCCTCTTTCTATACGTCGTTCTGCTGCTCCTGGTGCTCTGCTACCTGTGGGCGATCCACATCTTCCGCCACCGCCCCAGGGGGCTTCCCTCCATCCTCTCCGTGTGGCTCTTTCTTAACCTCATCCTGCTGTTCATTCCACCTTTGCTCAGCCGGGACGTGTTCTCCTACATGTTCTATGGGAAAATCGCCACCGCTTACGGCCATAACCCGTACCTGGTCACTCCCCAGCGCTTCGCCGCCGACCCCCTCTTCCCGTTGACCAGCCTTTATTGGAAAAACACTCCCGTGGTCTACGGCCCCCTGTTCACCCTGCTCTCCATGCTCCTCACCCGCATGGCTGGAAACCAGATCACCCAGGGGATCTATCTCTTCAAATCGACCGCCGCCTTCTTCAACCTCGCCTGCATCCTCCTCATCTGGTATATCCTGGGAAAACATGCCCCGCGCCGACAGGCCTTCGGGACCGTACTTTATGCCTGGAACCCCCTGATACTCATCCACTCGACGGGCGGCGCGCACAACGACGTCATCATGGCCGCCCTGGCCCTTGCCGCGCTGGCCCTGCTCCTCAGGGGGAGGAGGTACTCTGGGTTTCTCCTCCTCTGCTTTTCCTTCATGGTCAAGTACATCACCCTGATCCTCATGGCCTCCTACATCCTCTACCTGTTCCGGAAGCGGGAAGACCTCCGGAGCTGGCTCAAGGAGACGCTTTTGCTGGGCCTCATCTTCCTGGTCGTCTTCTTTGCCTTTTACGCTCCTTTCTGGGAGGGGATCAGGACCCTCTCCCCACTCCTGGAAAACCTGAAGCTCCGTAATTACAACCTTCCCGCCGGGTGGCTTCTGGCCGCCCTAGGAGGACTGCTGCACCTGATCCTCCGACTGGAGCTGCGGACTGCCTTTTTCGTGGCTTCCGTCCTATGCTCCCTGGCCTTCAACCTGATCTTCCTGGCGGCCCTGGCACACTTCTCCCTGCGATGCCGGTCGGAGCGCGATTTCCCGGAGTGCTGGTTCCTCGTCGCCCTGGTCTTCCTCCTCACACGCTCCTACTTTCTCTCCTGGTATCTCTTCTGGGTATTTCCCTTCCTCTGCCTGCGACGATGGGACGGACTATCCCGCTTCACGCTCACCGCCGGCACCCTGACCCTCTACTTCGCCGACCTCATGCCCTACTCGGCGGGGATCTGAGACCCTGGATAGCTGCGATCCCGAAGGGTTGATGCTCATGCCTCGCCAGGGGGCATCTTGCTTCTTACGGAGGTGGCTTCAGCGAAGACGCAAACGGCGGAGCGTCTCGCGTCCTGTGTCATCGTCTATCAAGGACGGGAAGGGCTCAATTGAACCTCTGTAGGGCGATTTCGACACTCCCAGGCGGGGAACCTACTTTCAGTAATAACAAAAGAAGGCACTAAAGCCTTCCTTTCTGGTGGGCCTAACTGGATTCGAACCAGTGACCTCACCCTTATCAGGGGTGCGCTCTAACCTGCTGAGCTATAGGCCCTCGCGCCTCTAAA
The sequence above is a segment of the Actinomycetota bacterium genome. Coding sequences within it:
- the mptB gene encoding polyprenol phosphomannose-dependent alpha 1,6 mannosyltransferase MptB, yielding MAAREAEKGVDGPRGFPPRVLRSELAYLGMLCLTFFLYMALALSSLAPNGAIGKMSTIHMAAQRNAFLRNLLEVCGFQNAGPLRLRLFLYVVLLLLVLCYLWAIHIFRHRPRGLPSILSVWLFLNLILLFIPPLLSRDVFSYMFYGKIATAYGHNPYLVTPQRFAADPLFPLTSLYWKNTPVVYGPLFTLLSMLLTRMAGNQITQGIYLFKSTAAFFNLACILLIWYILGKHAPRRQAFGTVLYAWNPLILIHSTGGAHNDVIMAALALAALALLLRGRRYSGFLLLCFSFMVKYITLILMASYILYLFRKREDLRSWLKETLLLGLIFLVVFFAFYAPFWEGIRTLSPLLENLKLRNYNLPAGWLLAALGGLLHLILRLELRTAFFVASVLCSLAFNLIFLAALAHFSLRCRSERDFPECWFLVALVFLLTRSYFLSWYLFWVFPFLCLRRWDGLSRFTLTAGTLTLYFADLMPYSAGI